A window of the Butyricimonas faecalis genome harbors these coding sequences:
- a CDS encoding fimbrillin family protein: protein MNMKIQNIYPLLQAALLLLLAVSCTQAEFPDAQDNVARPLAISVTDGGYTSTEGKTTRAVENGYTTEFTEGDACGLFMVRGLYSDKKMIYSNVKLTAERDATTGSLVWKPEAGTTLAGGLSDEEYYLYYPYRSDLDNTVISNLLEHAIEFPEENFFKPISYDWPVKTDQSSYADYTASDLMTASCTPTLDNGAVRLDFVMTHALSLVVIEIPKTVYKFTDVQVPNYTVQSEATFTGTAKPLRMADGTYRYLLPNSLPTIEGSYDGGNREFTITPSGLSSGSYKRYKVDGATTIQKDYHLQVGDFFLADGRVLPKDAEASVVQAADVVGIVFQTDKSRIGAKEKEKLGGEDKVHGLVMSVKTARTGLRWSPSPIDEGLTKCVTKADNYKDISGYGNCEHIRTNRKGFDSYPAFKAADDYNTTCPVSATTTGWYLPASGQWWDILQNLGGCLAFAKQDEQTSSQSDDFKWSGQGDVPAALNAWMEKIATDSKDNFRSGDWFWTSSEYSDNCARYWNVYSDGRVSCIWGLKSYYNGVRPVLAF, encoded by the coding sequence ATGAATATGAAGATACAAAACATATACCCTCTCCTGCAAGCCGCGTTGCTCCTGCTGCTTGCTGTCTCCTGCACGCAGGCAGAGTTCCCTGATGCGCAGGACAACGTGGCGCGACCACTCGCCATCTCCGTTACCGACGGGGGATATACATCGACTGAGGGTAAAACGACCCGAGCCGTGGAGAACGGCTACACCACCGAGTTTACCGAAGGCGATGCCTGCGGACTCTTCATGGTCCGCGGCTTATACTCGGATAAGAAGATGATTTATTCCAACGTGAAACTGACCGCCGAGAGAGATGCCACCACGGGGAGCCTCGTTTGGAAGCCCGAGGCTGGTACGACACTTGCGGGAGGGCTGTCGGATGAGGAATACTACCTCTATTACCCCTATAGATCGGACTTGGACAACACGGTCATAAGCAATCTGTTAGAGCACGCAATTGAGTTTCCCGAAGAGAATTTCTTTAAGCCGATTTCGTATGATTGGCCGGTGAAGACCGACCAAAGCTCGTATGCGGATTACACCGCTTCCGACCTGATGACAGCCTCTTGCACACCCACGTTGGACAATGGTGCCGTCCGGCTCGATTTCGTCATGACCCACGCCCTATCGTTGGTCGTCATCGAGATACCGAAGACCGTTTATAAGTTTACCGACGTGCAGGTTCCCAACTACACCGTGCAGTCAGAAGCCACATTCACCGGTACCGCCAAGCCACTGCGCATGGCCGACGGCACTTACCGCTACTTGTTGCCGAACTCCTTGCCGACTATCGAGGGAAGTTATGACGGGGGAAACAGGGAGTTTACCATAACCCCGTCCGGTCTTTCCAGCGGCAGTTACAAGAGATACAAAGTGGACGGTGCGACAACGATTCAAAAAGATTATCACTTGCAGGTGGGCGACTTCTTCCTTGCCGACGGCCGGGTGCTGCCGAAAGATGCCGAAGCCTCAGTAGTGCAGGCAGCCGATGTAGTAGGCATCGTTTTCCAAACGGACAAGAGTCGTATCGGTGCAAAGGAAAAAGAGAAGTTGGGCGGTGAAGACAAGGTGCATGGACTGGTTATGTCCGTGAAGACTGCCAGGACAGGTTTGCGGTGGAGTCCTTCACCTATTGATGAGGGCCTGACGAAATGCGTAACGAAAGCCGATAACTATAAAGACATCAGCGGCTACGGCAATTGCGAACATATCCGTACCAATCGTAAAGGCTTCGACAGTTATCCCGCCTTCAAGGCTGCCGATGATTATAACACGACCTGCCCGGTTTCCGCAACTACTACCGGCTGGTATCTTCCTGCCTCGGGTCAGTGGTGGGACATCCTGCAAAATCTTGGCGGCTGTCTGGCTTTTGCAAAGCAGGATGAACAAACCTCATCGCAAAGCGATGATTTCAAATGGTCAGGTCAAGGCGATGTTCCCGCTGCTTTAAACGCATGGATGGAGAAAATTGCTACAGACAGCAAGGATAATTTTAGAAGCGGTGACTGGTTTTGGACGTCTTCAGAGTACTCGGACAACTGCGCGAGGTACTGGAACGTGTACTCCGATGGTCGCGTGTCCTGTATCTGGGGCCTTAAGAGCTACTACAACGGTGTGCGTCCCGTCCTTGCTTTTTGA
- a CDS encoding fimbrillin family protein has protein sequence METNIRCVPCVLSNCIKQRTNDDMKKTDSSKLWSYFCSRLSVLILAGGLFVACDKEETGGVTPLPDGKYPLQLTAEVAQQPQTRAGGKETWTGGEEIGVTVEGYIGGMPKTYVMDASGNAVPKDAANTIYGKNTDEARITAWTPPYINGSPDVDISDQSGGYAAFDILYASAVGRYGQTINLRFNHRMAKMEITLAAGEGVTEEEVEGATVTLLGDSEAYFSCGMVGAADQSDGEIKPYHDAATKKYEAVVVPQYMTGKPLIRIAVGSDVFTYTPDTDAAGNLKSGKRYAYTITVKANGIEVQAATSGTWRDGGEESVSSKEVKRSFTADELKIGDYFYSDGTWSDGGLRKIYADGSMKIAAEKPAPMLTNPNTGAARKVVGIVFQTDPSRIGAAEKAKLGAGKVHGLVMSVKNAATGQNWGPYSKDEGVTKCNTKTDNYNDIGGYGNCEHIRANRGNFDNYPAFKAADDYNTTCPVPATTTGWYLPASGQWWDILQNLGGCLDLADAGQQTSSETLPTSGYFKWFRWGQGAPALNRWMEKIAVNRKHEFDSFGTFWSSSEDLSYKWGTWFWEIQANAVCCTRNGKQLNRIVRPVLAF, from the coding sequence ATGGAGACAAACATCCGGTGCGTGCCGTGTGTGCTTTCTAACTGCATAAAACAAAGAACAAATGACGATATGAAAAAAACAGATTCTTCCAAACTATGGTCGTACTTCTGCAGCCGGTTATCGGTTTTGATACTCGCAGGCGGACTGTTCGTCGCCTGTGACAAAGAGGAAACAGGAGGCGTCACGCCCCTGCCCGACGGCAAGTACCCGTTACAACTGACAGCAGAGGTGGCACAACAGCCGCAGACCCGCGCCGGTGGCAAGGAGACGTGGACGGGTGGCGAGGAAATCGGAGTGACGGTAGAGGGCTACATAGGTGGTATGCCCAAGACATACGTGATGGATGCCTCGGGCAACGCTGTTCCAAAGGATGCCGCGAACACCATTTACGGGAAAAACACAGACGAAGCCCGCATCACGGCATGGACTCCTCCATATATTAATGGTAGCCCGGATGTCGACATTTCCGACCAAAGTGGCGGGTACGCCGCTTTCGATATCCTGTATGCCAGTGCCGTAGGACGTTATGGCCAGACCATCAACCTCCGTTTCAACCACCGTATGGCTAAAATGGAAATCACGCTCGCGGCGGGCGAAGGTGTCACGGAAGAGGAGGTGGAAGGGGCAACCGTCACCCTGCTCGGTGACTCGGAAGCTTACTTCAGCTGCGGCATGGTGGGTGCGGCTGACCAATCGGACGGCGAGATAAAACCCTATCACGATGCCGCAACCAAGAAATACGAGGCGGTGGTTGTGCCGCAGTACATGACGGGAAAGCCGCTCATCCGGATAGCTGTCGGCTCGGATGTCTTTACCTACACTCCCGATACGGATGCCGCGGGCAATCTCAAGTCTGGCAAGCGGTATGCCTACACTATCACCGTGAAAGCAAACGGAATAGAGGTACAGGCGGCGACCAGTGGCACGTGGAGAGATGGCGGCGAGGAGAGCGTTTCCTCCAAAGAAGTGAAACGGAGTTTCACGGCTGACGAGCTTAAAATCGGCGACTACTTCTATTCCGACGGGACTTGGAGCGACGGCGGTCTGCGCAAAATCTATGCAGACGGCAGTATGAAGATTGCCGCGGAGAAACCCGCTCCCATGCTGACCAACCCGAATACCGGTGCTGCTAGAAAGGTTGTCGGCATCGTGTTCCAGACGGACCCAAGCCGCATCGGCGCTGCCGAGAAGGCCAAACTGGGCGCAGGCAAGGTGCATGGGCTGGTGATGAGCGTGAAGAATGCCGCAACAGGCCAAAATTGGGGGCCTTACAGTAAGGACGAGGGGGTGACGAAATGCAATACGAAAACCGACAACTACAACGACATCGGCGGCTACGGAAATTGCGAGCATATCCGGGCCAATCGCGGCAACTTCGACAATTACCCTGCATTCAAGGCTGCCGACGATTATAACACGACCTGCCCTGTCCCCGCGACCACCACGGGTTGGTATCTTCCTGCCTCCGGGCAGTGGTGGGACATTCTCCAGAATCTGGGCGGTTGCTTAGATTTGGCAGACGCAGGTCAGCAAACCTCGTCCGAGACTTTGCCAACGTCAGGATATTTCAAGTGGTTCAGGTGGGGACAAGGCGCTCCCGCCCTGAATCGTTGGATGGAGAAAATTGCCGTCAACAGGAAACATGAATTTGACAGCTTTGGCACGTTTTGGTCGTCTTCGGAAGACCTTTCGTATAAATGGGGCACATGGTTTTGGGAGATACAAGCGAATGCCGTGTGCTGCACTCGCAATGGCAAGCAACTCAACCGTATTGTGCGCCCCGTCCTTGCTTTCTGA
- a CDS encoding fimbrillin family protein: MLAGGLLVSCGKDDTVGNTTSLPEGMYPLKLTAEVAQQPQTRAGGKETWTGGEEIGVTVEGYIGGMPKTYVMDASGNAVPKDDANAIYWKNTAEARITAWTPPYINGSPDVDISDQSGGYAAFDVLYASAVGRYGQTINLRFNHRMAKMEITLAAGEGVTEEEVEGATVTLLGDSEAYFSCGMVGAADQSDGEIKPYHDAATKKYEAVVVPQYMTGKPLIRIAVGSDVFTYTPDTDAAGNLKSGKRYTYAITVKANGIEVQAATSGTWSDGGEESVSSKEVKRSFTADELKIGDYFYSDGTWSDGGLRKRYDDGSVAIAEPKPAPVMVNPTTGASRAVVGIVFQTDKSRIGAKEKEKLGGEGKVHGLVMAVKNAATDRQRWGPYGQDEGLTKCNTKADNYNDISGYGNCEHIRTNRGNFDNYPAFKAAYDYNTTCPVSATTTGWYFPSSGQWWDILQNLGGCPALAKQDEQTSSQSGDFTWTGQGDVPAALNAWMEKIATDSKDNFRNGDWFWSSSEYSDYRARLCYVSDRGSVYCEWSNKSSNFDVRPVLAF; encoded by the coding sequence ATGCTCGCCGGCGGGTTGCTTGTTTCCTGCGGCAAGGATGATACGGTGGGAAATACCACGTCTCTACCCGAGGGCATGTACCCGTTGAAACTGACGGCAGAGGTGGCACAACAGCCGCAGACCCGCGCCGGTGGCAAAGAGACGTGGACGGGTGGCGAGGAAATCGGAGTGACGGTAGAGGGCTACATAGGTGGTATGCCCAAGACATACGTGATGGATGCCTCGGGCAACGCTGTTCCAAAGGATGACGCGAACGCCATTTACTGGAAGAACACAGCCGAAGCCCGCATCACGGCATGGACTCCTCCATATATTAATGGTAGCCCGGATGTCGACATTTCCGACCAAAGTGGCGGGTACGCCGCTTTCGACGTCCTGTATGCCAGTGCCGTAGGACGTTATGGCCAGACCATCAACCTCCGTTTCAACCACCGTATGGCTAAAATGGAAATCACGCTAGCGGCGGGCGAAGGTGTCACGGAAGAGGAGGTGGAAGGGGCAACCGTCACCCTGCTCGGTGACTCGGAGGCTTACTTCAGCTGCGGCATGGTGGGTGCGGCTGACCAATCGGATGGCGAGATAAAACCCTATCACGATGCCGCAACCAAGAAATACGAGGCGGTGGTTGTACCGCAGTACATGACGGGAAAGCCGCTCATCCGGATAGCTGTCGGCTCGGATGTCTTTACCTACACTCCCGATACGGATGCCGCGGGCAATCTCAAGTCTGGCAAGCGGTATACCTACGCCATCACCGTGAAAGCAAACGGAATAGAGGTACAGGCGGCGACCAGTGGCACGTGGAGCGATGGCGGCGAGGAGAGCGTCTCCTCCAAAGAAGTGAAACGGAGTTTCACGGCTGACGAGCTTAAAATCGGCGACTACTTCTATTCCGACGGGACTTGGAGCGACGGCGGTCTGCGCAAACGCTATGACGACGGCAGTGTGGCGATAGCGGAACCCAAGCCCGCTCCCGTGATGGTCAACCCTACAACCGGCGCAAGCAGGGCAGTCGTCGGCATCGTGTTCCAGACGGACAAGAGCCGTATCGGTGCAAAGGAAAAAGAGAAGTTAGGCGGTGAAGGCAAAGTTCACGGCCTTGTCATGGCTGTGAAGAATGCTGCGACAGATCGGCAGCGGTGGGGACCGTATGGTCAAGATGAGGGTCTGACGAAATGCAATACGAAAGCCGATAACTATAATGACATCAGCGGTTACGGAAATTGCGAGCATATCCGCACCAATCGCGGCAACTTCGACAATTATCCCGCATTCAAGGCCGCCTATGATTATAACACGACCTGCCCGGTTTCCGCGACTACTACCGGCTGGTATTTTCCTTCCTCCGGCCAGTGGTGGGACATTCTGCAAAATCTGGGCGGTTGTCCGGCTTTGGCAAAGCAGGATGAACAAACCTCATCGCAAAGCGGTGATTTCACTTGGACAGGTCAAGGCGATGTTCCCGCTGCTTTAAATGCATGGATGGAGAAAATTGCCACAGACAGCAAGGATAATTTTAGAAACGGTGACTGGTTTTGGTCGTCTTCGGAGTACTCGGACTACCGCGCACGGCTCTGTTACGTGAGCGACCGTGGTTCCGTGTACTGTGAGTGGTCTAATAAGAGCAGCAACTTCGATGTTCGTCCCGTCCTTGCTTTTTGA
- a CDS encoding fimbrillin family protein: MKTNTKFFILAAVTLLAACAKENEEPKNPVAARITAGVSGPMTRAINNTWNTDKIGVMVVDEPNTPTTMGNKYKNVGYQTTSTGTTADFTPITKGYGIFFEDASSKFTFAAYAPYTSSANASILPGSNGEITVTTDNQPTVEDQEKMDYIYATGAQAGKSNPTISFTDNTATGGSDCSFKHQMARLILKVQASTTDGFSDTDVLKLADYKLGGLIHEGTFNVTTGIAATTGSVVNDWKLRECTGTPKTAADKCVASFDAATGVMTFSMILLPQTLADYLNFEVIPDDGMSQTYANKDKIKPALEAGYSYTYTITVKKTGLAVSGCTIEDWNDGGSHSGDAMMQ, encoded by the coding sequence ATGAAAACGAATACGAAATTTTTCATTCTCGCGGCGGTAACGCTACTAGCAGCGTGCGCGAAAGAGAACGAGGAACCGAAGAACCCCGTGGCAGCACGCATCACGGCTGGCGTGAGCGGTCCGATGACCCGTGCGATCAACAACACGTGGAACACTGACAAAATCGGCGTGATGGTGGTGGATGAACCCAACACGCCCACGACCATGGGTAACAAGTACAAGAACGTGGGATACCAAACCACGAGCACCGGCACCACCGCGGACTTCACCCCGATAACGAAGGGTTACGGCATCTTCTTCGAGGACGCTTCCAGCAAATTTACCTTTGCCGCCTACGCACCTTATACGTCGAGCGCAAACGCTTCCATCCTACCGGGGAGTAACGGGGAAATAACCGTCACGACGGATAACCAGCCCACGGTGGAAGACCAAGAGAAGATGGACTACATCTATGCCACGGGAGCCCAAGCCGGCAAGAGTAACCCGACCATCAGTTTCACGGACAACACTGCCACGGGCGGCAGCGACTGCTCCTTCAAGCACCAGATGGCCCGCCTTATCCTCAAGGTGCAAGCATCAACAACTGACGGATTCTCCGACACGGACGTGCTGAAACTTGCTGACTACAAGTTGGGCGGCCTGATCCACGAGGGAACATTCAATGTGACGACCGGTATCGCCGCAACCACGGGTAGCGTTGTGAACGATTGGAAGTTGCGCGAATGCACTGGCACCCCGAAAACGGCCGCGGACAAGTGCGTGGCAAGTTTCGATGCCGCCACGGGCGTGATGACCTTCTCCATGATTCTACTCCCGCAGACGCTCGCCGACTACTTGAATTTCGAGGTGATTCCCGATGATGGTATGTCGCAGACCTACGCCAACAAGGACAAGATCAAACCCGCGCTCGAAGCCGGTTACTCCTACACCTACACCATCACGGTGAAGAAGACGGGACTGGCCGTCAGCGGGTGTACCATCGAGGACTGGAACGACGGTGGAAGTCATTCGGGCGACGCGATGATGCAGTGA
- a CDS encoding FimB/Mfa2 family fimbrial subunit encodes MKNKKTRYMTILTAAIALSLTSCVKDELFNTPHPDLGAVIVTTDWSAKSAEAEIPQNYTLRMGTEEQAASGIINTFKTLLPQGSYELTAYNTPEHIGISGNTATVGESEPGYMEPMPGYLFSAHQTIDVMADDTLKVTVPVKQLVRLLNVELTVTEGDYNRVQSATATLDGVASRIDIVTGERTTAAKSLNTLVQNGNKFTTSFRLLGIIPTASQKLTVSILFTNGDTQQIESNISDKLADFNDRTEAKTLTGELLLPIEAGVTGATITNWKETDGGNVDAN; translated from the coding sequence ATGAAAAACAAGAAGACACGTTATATGACCATCCTGACGGCGGCTATCGCGCTGTCGTTGACCTCTTGTGTCAAGGATGAACTCTTCAACACGCCCCATCCCGACCTAGGGGCCGTGATCGTTACTACCGACTGGAGCGCGAAGAGCGCGGAGGCGGAAATACCGCAAAACTACACGCTCCGCATGGGAACGGAGGAGCAGGCCGCGAGCGGCATTATCAACACGTTCAAGACGTTGCTGCCACAAGGCAGTTACGAACTGACGGCGTACAACACCCCCGAACACATCGGCATCAGCGGTAACACCGCCACCGTCGGGGAGAGCGAACCGGGATACATGGAGCCGATGCCGGGTTATCTATTCTCGGCACACCAAACCATCGACGTGATGGCGGATGACACGCTGAAAGTGACCGTCCCGGTAAAACAGCTCGTGAGACTGCTGAACGTGGAACTCACGGTAACGGAGGGTGACTACAACCGCGTGCAATCGGCCACGGCAACGCTCGACGGGGTGGCCTCGCGAATCGATATCGTAACGGGCGAGCGCACCACCGCGGCAAAGAGCCTGAATACCCTCGTGCAGAACGGCAACAAGTTCACGACCTCTTTCCGTCTGCTAGGCATCATTCCTACTGCAAGCCAAAAACTTACAGTATCCATTCTTTTCACCAACGGTGACACGCAGCAGATAGAAAGCAACATCTCAGATAAGCTTGCCGACTTCAACGACCGGACGGAAGCGAAGACACTCACGGGCGAGTTGCTGCTGCCGATAGAAGCGGGAGTAACGGGGGCCACCATCACGAACTGGAAGGAGACCGACGGCGGCAACGTGGACGCGAACTAA
- a CDS encoding DUF3575 domain-containing protein: protein MSKKVYFLSLFLWLFAMTVPAMAQEKSDTTYTFRFVSGKDIFYIPWSGNGKELSRLLKAIEQNRTAIESGQMYIYVTSLTTRSSAEMAKIRRNRVKSELILHGGVKESHFVTDKEIENNRKDMKGNKHDYVVVMLPAPVDKVARIAGAEAAARVAAYNREVSGEAERERLAAEKKREEERLAKEQAEKERLLAQERAAREKAEAERLAAEQAERERLAREQAEKETHKPTSSTFALRANLLRWATLTPDLGAEWHVNKTWSIQLNGTWTSWTWDNKDRRYALWEISPEVRYHLGTEKRGYIGAMYHTGHFNYKLSDTGKQGDLMGGGLTGGYILPLGCNFSFDFTIGVGCTHAKFDKYSVIDGVRVKKGKESKNYLGVNRLGVSLVWNIF, encoded by the coding sequence ATGAGCAAAAAAGTCTATTTCTTATCCTTATTCTTATGGTTGTTCGCCATGACCGTCCCCGCGATGGCACAAGAAAAAAGCGACACCACGTACACTTTCCGGTTCGTCTCTGGAAAAGACATCTTCTACATTCCATGGAGCGGCAACGGCAAGGAACTATCCCGGTTGCTGAAAGCCATAGAACAGAACCGCACGGCCATCGAATCCGGCCAAATGTATATCTACGTCACAAGCCTCACCACGCGTTCTTCTGCAGAAATGGCAAAGATACGCCGCAACAGGGTGAAGTCGGAACTCATCTTACATGGAGGGGTGAAAGAAAGCCACTTCGTGACCGACAAGGAGATTGAAAACAACCGCAAGGACATGAAAGGAAACAAGCATGATTATGTTGTGGTCATGTTGCCGGCTCCGGTAGATAAGGTTGCCCGGATTGCGGGTGCGGAAGCTGCCGCCAGAGTAGCAGCGTACAATCGCGAAGTATCGGGCGAGGCCGAACGCGAACGCCTTGCCGCGGAGAAAAAGAGGGAGGAAGAACGATTGGCAAAAGAGCAAGCCGAAAAGGAACGCCTCCTCGCCCAAGAGCGGGCAGCGCGTGAAAAAGCGGAAGCCGAACGCCTTGCCGCGGAACAAGCCGAACGGGAACGATTGGCAAGAGAGCAAGCCGAAAAGGAAACCCACAAGCCCACGTCTTCCACTTTCGCCCTACGTGCCAACCTGTTGCGCTGGGCCACGCTCACTCCCGATCTTGGAGCAGAATGGCACGTGAACAAAACGTGGAGCATTCAATTGAACGGCACCTGGACGTCCTGGACTTGGGATAACAAGGACCGCCGTTACGCCCTTTGGGAAATCTCGCCCGAGGTACGCTATCATCTCGGTACGGAAAAACGAGGCTACATCGGGGCCATGTACCACACGGGACATTTCAACTACAAGCTTTCCGACACGGGCAAGCAAGGCGATCTCATGGGCGGCGGCCTGACGGGAGGTTACATCCTGCCTCTCGGTTGCAACTTCTCGTTCGACTTCACGATAGGAGTGGGTTGCACCCACGCGAAGTTCGACAAATACAGTGTCATCGATGGCGTACGAGTAAAAAAGGGCAAAGAGAGCAAGAATTACCTGGGCGTGAACCGCCTCGGTGTATCACTGGTGTGGAACATATTTTAA
- a CDS encoding DUF6577 family protein, with the protein MNSKLQESKVKQLFTRQEVITNTDILYLYRKEEPEIPEATANWRIYHLVQKGIIQRIGRGKYREGKTLTFSPELSAKTIKAGKFIRKEYPYINYCIWELSIINSFSQHLINYNVIFLEVEREVIDSVYRALKDMRYKVVRIKDIKEDLSDFAGYICVRALVTEAPLLKEKSGQVASLEKILVDLYCDREFTPFQGNEIYHIYKNAFNDYTVNESTMLRYASRKEKKAEIEEIINSIKRQ; encoded by the coding sequence ATGAATAGCAAATTACAAGAAAGTAAGGTGAAGCAGTTGTTTACCCGGCAGGAAGTTATCACCAATACGGATATACTCTATTTATATAGAAAAGAGGAACCTGAGATACCGGAGGCAACCGCAAACTGGCGGATATATCACTTGGTTCAGAAAGGGATAATCCAGAGAATTGGCAGGGGAAAATATCGTGAAGGTAAAACACTAACCTTTTCTCCCGAATTGTCGGCAAAGACTATAAAGGCGGGGAAATTTATCAGGAAAGAATATCCCTATATTAATTATTGTATTTGGGAACTGTCGATAATCAATAGTTTTAGCCAACATCTCATTAATTATAACGTGATTTTTTTGGAAGTGGAACGTGAGGTTATTGATTCAGTTTACAGAGCGTTGAAGGATATGAGGTACAAGGTTGTCCGTATCAAGGATATAAAAGAAGATTTGTCCGATTTTGCCGGATATATTTGTGTGCGTGCATTGGTTACTGAGGCTCCTCTACTGAAAGAAAAGAGTGGTCAAGTAGCTTCGTTGGAAAAAATATTGGTTGATTTGTATTGCGACAGAGAGTTTACCCCCTTTCAGGGGAACGAGATATACCATATATATAAGAATGCTTTCAATGATTATACCGTAAATGAAAGCACAATGTTAAGGTATGCAAGCCGCAAGGAGAAAAAGGCGGAGATAGAGGAAATTATTAATTCTATAAAACGGCAGTAA
- a CDS encoding nucleotidyl transferase AbiEii/AbiGii toxin family protein, with amino-acid sequence MIDIKSIEKDWVEGISKRKKADKILIEKVIRALMLLEGLSNSGLDFVFKGGTALMLLLGTTKRLSIDIDIIVPNRSVDLTDYLDKFITEKGFARYEKQERKVQSDIEKEHYKLFFISALNGKESHILLDVLKEGIYYKTLVKTPVSSSFLKETGPPIMVTTPDFNNILGDKLTAFAPTTTGIPYIKKDKEMGMEIIKQMYDVGCLFDEIDNVSMVKDVFNAFATVELKYRGNTHTISDVLDDTFYTALAICFRKDIQNTNFAVLNNGITSIKSYIFSDSFHLDKAVTYASKAAYLTILIKYSKEEIIRFNPKVNLKDLEIKQFNPAHPLNELNKLNKLKKSNPEAFHYWYQIYKIIQENEENK; translated from the coding sequence ATGATAGACATAAAAAGTATTGAAAAGGATTGGGTTGAAGGAATTTCAAAGAGGAAGAAAGCCGATAAAATCCTTATAGAGAAAGTTATCAGAGCATTGATGTTATTGGAGGGATTAAGCAACTCAGGTTTGGATTTCGTTTTTAAGGGGGGAACAGCTCTTATGCTGTTGTTAGGTACAACCAAACGTCTATCTATAGACATTGACATTATTGTACCTAACAGGAGCGTTGACCTGACTGATTATCTGGATAAGTTCATAACAGAAAAGGGATTTGCCCGATACGAGAAGCAGGAAAGAAAGGTACAAAGTGACATAGAGAAGGAGCACTATAAACTGTTCTTTATATCTGCACTTAACGGAAAGGAATCACATATTTTACTAGATGTGCTGAAAGAGGGCATTTATTATAAAACTCTTGTGAAAACTCCGGTAAGCAGTAGTTTCCTTAAAGAAACAGGACCTCCCATTATGGTTACCACTCCAGACTTTAATAATATATTAGGAGATAAACTGACTGCGTTTGCTCCAACAACAACCGGCATTCCTTATATCAAAAAGGATAAAGAGATGGGAATGGAGATTATTAAACAAATGTATGATGTGGGGTGTCTATTTGATGAGATTGATAATGTCAGTATGGTTAAGGATGTATTCAATGCTTTTGCCACCGTTGAACTAAAGTACAGGGGAAACACACATACAATCTCTGACGTGTTGGATGATACTTTTTATACAGCGTTGGCTATCTGTTTCAGAAAAGATATTCAGAATACCAATTTTGCTGTCTTGAATAATGGGATTACTTCAATTAAGTCTTATATATTCTCCGATTCCTTTCACCTGGATAAAGCTGTTACGTACGCCTCCAAAGCTGCTTATTTAACTATATTAATAAAATACTCCAAAGAAGAAATAATCAGATTTAACCCTAAAGTTAATTTAAAGGATTTAGAAATAAAGCAGTTCAATCCAGCACATCCTTTAAATGAATTGAACAAACTGAATAAACTGAAAAAATCCAATCCAGAGGCTTTCCATTACTGGTATCAAATTTATAAGATTATTCAAGAGAACGAAGAGAATAAATAG